A DNA window from Bacteroidota bacterium contains the following coding sequences:
- a CDS encoding proline dehydrogenase family protein: MGLARSALLWVSDNQTLRQRLPRYGFVRRAVRRFMPGEELADALRAAGELKSSSINTILTRLGENITEPAEAEEVRDHYLDALPRIKEGGLDAYLSVKLTQLGLDLSEEFCLKNLTSIIERADALGNMVWIDMEQSKYVDRTISVFKHARSRFSNVGLCLQAYLYRTEKDLDGLLPLRPAIRLVKGAYAEPADAAYPKKSDVDANYQKLAGSLLASAKNNGGLVGIATHDPALIRYAAEKASEEGLSKSGYEYQLLYGIRTEEQLRLAREGYRVRSLISYGTFWFPWYVRRLAERPANVWFVVKSMMKS; this comes from the coding sequence ATGGGTCTTGCGCGATCGGCATTGCTCTGGGTCTCCGATAACCAGACGTTGAGGCAGAGGCTTCCCCGCTACGGTTTCGTGCGAAGGGCCGTGAGGCGTTTCATGCCGGGTGAAGAGCTTGCCGATGCGCTGAGAGCGGCCGGGGAATTGAAGTCGAGCTCCATCAACACGATCCTGACCCGGCTGGGTGAAAACATCACCGAGCCGGCCGAGGCGGAAGAGGTAAGAGATCACTACCTGGATGCGCTCCCCCGGATCAAAGAGGGGGGTCTCGACGCCTACCTTTCCGTGAAATTAACCCAGCTCGGTCTCGATCTGAGCGAAGAATTCTGCCTGAAGAACCTCACCTCTATTATAGAGCGTGCAGATGCGTTGGGAAATATGGTCTGGATCGATATGGAACAGAGCAAGTACGTCGACCGGACGATCTCCGTATTCAAGCACGCCCGTTCCAGGTTTTCAAATGTCGGATTGTGTCTGCAGGCGTACCTCTACCGCACGGAGAAGGATCTCGACGGCCTCCTCCCCCTGCGACCCGCAATCCGGCTCGTGAAGGGCGCGTACGCCGAACCGGCCGATGCCGCTTACCCGAAGAAATCGGACGTCGACGCAAATTATCAAAAGCTGGCCGGCTCGCTTCTCGCGAGCGCAAAGAATAACGGTGGACTGGTGGGAATTGCGACTCACGATCCCGCCTTGATCAGGTATGCCGCAGAGAAGGCCTCCGAAGAGGGTCTCTCAAAAAGCGGCTACGAGTATCAGCTTCTGTACGGCATACGAACGGAGGAGCAGCTCCGGCTGGCACGGGAGGGCTACCGCGTGAGGTCGTTGATCAGTTACGGAACCTTCTGGTTCCCATGGTACGTACGCCGCCTCGCGGAGCGGCCCGCAAACGTCTGGTTCGTGGTTAAGAGCATGATGAAGAGCTAA